The sequence CATCGGGTTTTCGCAATGTATTGAATCGGATGCCTGGCGCAGGACCATGCTGGAAGGCATGAAAAAGGAGCTGGCTTTCCATCCGGGTGTACAGTTTATTTACCGGCAGGCAAACGGCAATAGTCAGCAACAGGAAGCGCAGGTGAAGGAATTACTGCAAAAGCATATTGACCTGCTCATCATCTCTCCCAATGAAGCAGCGCCGCTAACGCCGGTAGTGGAGGAGGCCTTCCGCAAGGGAATACCGGTCATTGTGGTCGACAGGAAAATAGCCACACCTTTATATACGGCCTATGTAGGCGGCGACAACTATGAGATCGGCAAAATGGCCGGCCAGTATGCCGTGAATTTGCTTAACGGCAAAGGAAAGATCATCGAAATAACTGGGTTGCCCAAATCATCACCTGCCATAGAACGGCGCCAGGGTTTTGCGGATGCGATCAAAAACTATCCCGGTCTGCAGATCATACGGCAGGTAAACGGGGAGTGGCTGCAGCAAACGGCCCAACAGGAACTTGCCAAAATAGCGCCGCAATACCCGGATGTAAATCTGGTCTTTGCGCACAATGATATGATGTCGCTGGGGACTTACGAAGTATATAAAAACAGCGGGCTGACAAAGCCCTATATCATTGGCGTGGATGGTTTGCCGGCTACGGGGATGAAATTTGTGGCGGGCAAAATGACCACCGCTACCATGTTATATCCCACCGGTGGCGAAGAAGCCATCAGGATAGCCATGAAAATCCTTAATAAGGAGAACGTTGCTAAGGAAAACCTCCTGCAGACCACGGTTATTGATTCTACCAATGTGCGCATCATGCAACTGCAGGCAGCCAAAACGGCCAGCCAGCAACAGCAGATAGAGCGGCAGCAATCCATGTTAAAAGAACAACAAAGGATCTATAACAACCAGCGCACCCTGGTTTACATCCTGGTACTGTCTCTGATCTTGTCGCTTATTCTAGGCGGATTGGCTTTCTATTCTTTACGGGAAAACAGGAAGATCAGTAAAAAACTGCAGGCGCAAAACCAGGAGATCCTCGACCACCAGGCGCAACTGGTAGCCATGTCGGAAAAAGCCAAAGCGGCCAATGAAGCCAAGGTCAACTTCTTTACCAACATATCACACGAATTCAGAACACCTTTAACACTTATACTTGGGCCAATGGAAGAATTACTGGCCAACAGTAAAAACAGCTATCATACCAACCAAACCCTTGGTTTAATACAGAAGAACGTTATACGGCTGTTGCGGCTGGTGAACCAACTGATGGATTTCAGGAAAATAGAAGTGGACAAAATGAAACTAAGGGCCGCTGAAACCGACCTGATCACTTTTACAGCCGAGATCATACAATCGTACAAAAGCATTGCACAAAAAAGGAATATCGACCTTCGCCTCATCACCAAAGAAAGACAACTGCTGGTATGGATGGATATAACCATGCTGGATAAAGTGATTTTTAATCTGTTGTCCAATGCATTCAAGTTTACCAAAGACAATGGATACGTACACATTTACATCAGTAAAAATGAGCCCGGCAGCCAGGCGATCATGAAAATTGAAGACAATGGGGTAGGCATGTCGAAAGATGCCATTGACCATGCTTTTGATGTATTTTACCAGGGCGAATATGAAAACTACAAAGGATCGGGTCTGGGCCTGGCCTTATCCAAAGAACTCATCGGATTACATAAAGGCACCATTACCGTATCGAGTGAAAAATGGAAGGGCACCAGGTTTGAAATAAGTCTGCCTTTGGGCAATGCCCATCTTGAAAAAGACGAAATGACGGAGTCTGTGCAGGAATCCAGCCAGGCAGTTTTATATGAGCACGAAAAAATATATACCGCTGATCTTAAAACTGAAACCTCTATAAAAACTGAAACAGAAGAATCACCGGCTGAAAAAACACATACGGTATTAATTATAGAAGACAATGCAGACCTACGGCAATTCCTGGTGAACAAATTAAGCGGTCAATATGAAATACTGGAAGCGGATAATGGTCAGTATGCCTTGCAACAGGCTTTCGACTATGTCCCCGACCTGATTATTTGCGATGTGGTGATTCCCGGGAAAGATGGCATGGCGCTTACTCATATCTTTAAAAATGATGTCCGCACTTCCCATATTCCGGTTGTGTTGTTAACTGCCAAAACAGCCATGGAGCAGCAGATCGAAGGCATGAAAAACAGGGCGGACGCCTACATTACAAAGCCCTTCAACGTATTGTTACTGCAGCAAACCATCAAAAGTCTGCTGGATAACAGGGCCAGGCTAAAAGAACACTTTACAGGGGAGCTGCCCACTGGTCTAAAAACCCAGACCATCAGCAAACCCGACAGGAAGTTCATCAATGAATTTTCGGCATTGGTGGAAAGTAACCTTTCCAATGAAGACTTTACAGTAGAGACCATTTGTAAGCACATAGGCATATCCAGGGTACAGTTATACAGGAAAGTAAAAGCTTTGCTAAATGTTAATGTGAATGATTATATCCTGAATACAAGATTGCAGAAAGCAAAATACTTTTTGAAGAATGAAGACACGCCTATTGGAGAAATAGCCAGTAAAACCGGCTTTTCTTCCTCGGCTTACTTCTCCAGTGTATTTAAAACAAAAGTGGGCATTACTCCAAAAGAGTATAGGGAAAAATAAATAGTACCTACGTCTTTAATTTTCTATTTTTGGCCTGCTAAATGAGGTGTCAGAAGCTGTAAGCATAGCTTCGCACAGTCTCACATTGATTGTAATTAATGAAATACTGAATGAGAGAGCAACTAGCTACTTTGATTAAACAATTAAAAGACAATTCAGGCACGTTTAAAGAGGTAATAGAATTTATTGAAACCTACTATCAACATCAGCCAACCGCCTTTAAAAATGGTGCGGCATACAATGAAGCCACCCAAAATCAGGGCAGTGCCAAAGTCTTTGCTTTCGCCCAATTCAATAACCTGAGCAAAGAAGATACCCTTTACCTATTTGCAGAGCACTATCAATCGGTATTAAACAATCCGGACGGCACCGATCACCAAAACATCCGGCAATTTATGACGCATGGCTGGCCGGGGATCGTTTTTGAAGGGCAGGCCATGCTGGAGAAATAGTTCAGCCCAACACTAACATTACGATGATCCATATGCTCCATGGTAATGAATAGGCTTCTTTCCAAGAAGGTAAAAATACCAGTGATCTATAGTAGGTGTAAGTTGGTGAGTTTTAAGGTAACTGATAAGGTGCAATGTCAGGTAATTGGGTTGCCGCTTTATTCTTCAAATTCCTTATTCAGATAAGGATTAAACTCCTCTACCGGACGGGGCAGAAAATAGCCTTTGATTAAATCGGTATTTAATACGCATATTTCTATGTGCAGACGATCGGTAAAATTGGCGCCATCGTAGATGGGACCTCCTTCCTGAAAAGGGCTACGAATGGTATCATATCGGGGAACTCCTTTGTTTTTATTAGATTGATGCACAAATTTGATCACTGCACAATCCAACTGCCGATTAGCACCTTTGTTAACTGGCATTATTTCGTCGCTTTCACGCACGGTTGCTAACAAATTTACATGGGCTTCTTTGACGATGTTAATGGAATTGGGCTCAATCAAATTTAAGCAGTTGCCTAACTCAATAATGGCCCCAATCACAAAAGGCGTTTTTATTTTACCACTAAACTTCTGACTCTTCCGGGCGGCCTCTACAGCATATGTTAACGCACGATGAGGATTTTGCTCCCAAAAGTACACACCAGG comes from Paraflavitalea devenefica and encodes:
- a CDS encoding hybrid sensor histidine kinase/response regulator transcription factor; amino-acid sequence: MVRSLTKRLLLTRLPGPCIAPLLVSGLLLLLLLPACTGQKKQAAYTIGFSQCIESDAWRRTMLEGMKKELAFHPGVQFIYRQANGNSQQQEAQVKELLQKHIDLLIISPNEAAPLTPVVEEAFRKGIPVIVVDRKIATPLYTAYVGGDNYEIGKMAGQYAVNLLNGKGKIIEITGLPKSSPAIERRQGFADAIKNYPGLQIIRQVNGEWLQQTAQQELAKIAPQYPDVNLVFAHNDMMSLGTYEVYKNSGLTKPYIIGVDGLPATGMKFVAGKMTTATMLYPTGGEEAIRIAMKILNKENVAKENLLQTTVIDSTNVRIMQLQAAKTASQQQQIERQQSMLKEQQRIYNNQRTLVYILVLSLILSLILGGLAFYSLRENRKISKKLQAQNQEILDHQAQLVAMSEKAKAANEAKVNFFTNISHEFRTPLTLILGPMEELLANSKNSYHTNQTLGLIQKNVIRLLRLVNQLMDFRKIEVDKMKLRAAETDLITFTAEIIQSYKSIAQKRNIDLRLITKERQLLVWMDITMLDKVIFNLLSNAFKFTKDNGYVHIYISKNEPGSQAIMKIEDNGVGMSKDAIDHAFDVFYQGEYENYKGSGLGLALSKELIGLHKGTITVSSEKWKGTRFEISLPLGNAHLEKDEMTESVQESSQAVLYEHEKIYTADLKTETSIKTETEESPAEKTHTVLIIEDNADLRQFLVNKLSGQYEILEADNGQYALQQAFDYVPDLIICDVVIPGKDGMALTHIFKNDVRTSHIPVVLLTAKTAMEQQIEGMKNRADAYITKPFNVLLLQQTIKSLLDNRARLKEHFTGELPTGLKTQTISKPDRKFINEFSALVESNLSNEDFTVETICKHIGISRVQLYRKVKALLNVNVNDYILNTRLQKAKYFLKNEDTPIGEIASKTGFSSSAYFSSVFKTKVGITPKEYREK
- a CDS encoding HopJ type III effector protein, producing the protein MREQLATLIKQLKDNSGTFKEVIEFIETYYQHQPTAFKNGAAYNEATQNQGSAKVFAFAQFNNLSKEDTLYLFAEHYQSVLNNPDGTDHQNIRQFMTHGWPGIVFEGQAMLEK